The Corynebacterium simulans genome contains a region encoding:
- a CDS encoding DUF6414 family protein yields the protein MGVRSDWDWDKKSSTLIRRADGTANSPIRLVGLTQLDNYWGDVRSFLFDQSECIALVRISQDTPSTSWSPLKLFDAARGLPSFDGFDTKIAELNSILSSKQKAETPVSNAAERTLSHYLQIRTDNEELKVQLEPQVNEIAQMVPDGSQRQLNDAFDQVDFLLSSQGSTETTPDEIGSLRSKAIRLEQGTGAPLKSEENVLRAPNDDSDLYLVGDIIALYW from the coding sequence ATGGGGGTCAGGTCCGATTGGGACTGGGACAAAAAATCTAGCACACTCATCCGTCGCGCTGATGGCACGGCAAACAGTCCTATCCGCTTAGTCGGTCTTACCCAACTCGACAACTATTGGGGAGATGTTCGAAGCTTCCTTTTCGACCAATCCGAGTGCATTGCCCTGGTTCGAATTAGCCAAGATACCCCCTCAACTAGCTGGTCTCCCCTCAAGCTCTTCGATGCTGCTAGGGGATTGCCTAGCTTCGACGGCTTTGATACAAAAATCGCCGAGTTGAATTCCATATTAAGCAGCAAGCAGAAAGCAGAAACACCGGTTTCAAATGCAGCGGAAAGAACCCTCAGCCATTACCTACAAATCAGAACCGACAATGAGGAACTCAAGGTTCAACTAGAGCCACAAGTGAATGAGATAGCTCAAATGGTACCCGATGGTTCTCAACGTCAACTTAATGATGCATTTGACCAAGTTGATTTTTTACTTTCGTCGCAGGGAAGCACAGAAACCACTCCCGATGAGATCGGAAGCTTGCGAAGCAAGGCAATTAGATTAGAGCAAGGAACCGGAGCGCCACTCAAGAGCGAGGAGAACGTCTTACGCGCACCGAACGATGATTCAGATCTCTATTTGGTAGGCGATATCATCGCTCTGTACTGGTAA
- a CDS encoding TetR/AcrR family transcriptional regulator, translating into MDTRSRLLDATQELLWERGYAATSPKDILSRANAGQGSMYHHFSGKQDLAVAALEASATAMRQDAEALLHGDGTATERLVAYLGRQRDSLMGCRMGRMTYDADVLATPKLLTPVSETLAWLVQTIKLVIDEGIVNGEFPRHTDAHRLASMVVATVQGGYVLARAQQDPAEFDAAVQGATVLLCAWSQR; encoded by the coding sequence ATGGACACAAGAAGTCGACTCTTAGATGCCACCCAGGAACTGCTGTGGGAGCGGGGTTACGCCGCGACCAGCCCGAAGGACATCCTGAGCCGGGCCAACGCCGGGCAGGGCAGCATGTACCACCACTTCTCCGGCAAGCAGGACCTTGCGGTAGCGGCGCTGGAGGCCAGCGCGACAGCCATGCGGCAGGATGCTGAAGCGCTGCTCCATGGAGACGGAACGGCCACGGAGCGGCTCGTCGCCTACCTGGGACGTCAGCGCGACTCCCTCATGGGGTGCCGCATGGGGCGCATGACCTACGACGCGGACGTGCTCGCGACGCCTAAGCTGCTCACGCCGGTCTCCGAGACCCTCGCCTGGCTTGTCCAGACGATCAAGTTGGTCATCGACGAGGGGATCGTCAACGGTGAGTTCCCGCGCCACACCGATGCCCACCGGCTCGCCTCCATGGTAGTAGCCACTGTTCAGGGCGGCTATGTCCTGGCGCGTGCGCAGCAGGATCCTGCCGAGTTCGACGCCGCCGTTCAGGGTGCGACCGTGCTCTTGTGTGCGTGGAGTCAACGATGA
- a CDS encoding cupin domain-containing protein has protein sequence MCVESTMSTVPVHFTGTVNATTLATPTPQSPLAVYAVTFTAGAHTHWHTHPKGQGLYVTDGVALVHIEGQTAKHLTKGESIWIDAGRRHWHGAAPGQPMTHVAYQQAADDLSTIDWHKPVTPTTYAQATKENH, from the coding sequence GTGTGCGTGGAGTCAACGATGAGCACGGTGCCTGTGCACTTCACAGGCACCGTCAACGCCACGACGTTGGCGACACCCACGCCCCAGTCTCCTCTGGCTGTCTACGCCGTCACGTTCACCGCTGGCGCGCACACCCACTGGCACACCCATCCCAAGGGACAAGGCCTCTACGTCACGGACGGCGTTGCCCTGGTGCACATCGAAGGACAGACGGCCAAGCACCTGACCAAGGGGGAATCCATCTGGATCGACGCCGGCCGGCGGCACTGGCATGGCGCTGCACCTGGGCAGCCGATGACCCACGTCGCCTACCAGCAAGCCGCCGACGACCTGTCGACCATCGATTGGCACAAACCCGTCACCCCCACGACCTACGCCCAGGCAACCAAGGAGAACCACTGA
- a CDS encoding DUF4865 family protein, which produces MYAMQYQITLPTDYSMQIIRDRVTQTGHFMDGYPGLQFKAYLTQEKTKGAPRNAYAPFYIWRDIDGMRQFCWGEPGYSAIVRDFGRHSIQDWTVHQLVDGPADYSAARSLTVKTAHLPTNAAPSQCIDDITAEFLATTTDSTVARVTAVDVTTWNAILVELSTHEADQSSTGVTAYEVLHVSTTA; this is translated from the coding sequence ATGTACGCCATGCAGTATCAGATCACCCTGCCCACCGACTACAGCATGCAGATCATTCGCGACCGCGTCACCCAGACCGGGCACTTCATGGACGGCTACCCCGGGCTGCAGTTCAAGGCCTACCTCACCCAGGAGAAGACCAAGGGCGCACCGCGCAACGCCTACGCCCCCTTCTATATCTGGCGCGACATCGATGGGATGCGGCAGTTCTGTTGGGGCGAGCCCGGCTACTCGGCCATCGTGCGCGACTTCGGCCGCCACTCGATCCAGGACTGGACCGTCCACCAGCTCGTCGACGGGCCCGCGGACTACTCCGCTGCCCGCAGCTTGACCGTCAAGACCGCGCACCTGCCAACCAACGCTGCACCGTCCCAGTGCATCGACGACATCACCGCTGAGTTCCTCGCTACGACCACAGACTCCACCGTGGCCCGCGTCACCGCCGTCGACGTCACCACCTGGAACGCCATCCTCGTCGAACTCAGCACCCACGAAGCCGACCAGAGTTCAACAGGTGTCACCGCCTACGAGGTGCTCCACGTCTCCACTACTGCCTGA
- the rpsH gene encoding 30S ribosomal protein S8 — MTMTDPIADMLSRVRNANNAFHDTVSMPSSKIKANIAEILKQEGYIADYSVNDETVGKTLELNLKYGPSRERSIAGVRRVSKPGLRVYAKSTNLPKVLGGLGVAIISTSQGLLTDREANNKGVGGEVLAYVW, encoded by the coding sequence ATGACCATGACTGATCCGATTGCGGACATGTTGTCACGAGTGCGCAACGCAAACAATGCGTTCCACGACACCGTGTCTATGCCATCCTCCAAGATCAAGGCCAACATCGCCGAAATCTTGAAGCAGGAAGGCTACATCGCCGACTACTCCGTTAACGACGAGACCGTCGGCAAGACCCTGGAGCTTAACCTGAAGTACGGCCCATCTCGCGAGCGTTCCATCGCTGGCGTGCGTCGTGTTTCCAAGCCGGGTCTGCGCGTTTACGCAAAGTCCACTAATCTGCCAAAGGTTCTCGGTGGCCTGGGCGTGGCTATTATCTCCACGTCCCAGGGTCTGCTGACTGACCGTGAGGCCAACAACAAGGGCGTGGGCGGAGAAGTCCTCGCCTACGTCTGGTAA
- a CDS encoding FecCD family ABC transporter permease produces MAISTPHAQSPSQSHLGSRADATADASASAPSGKIPRRLVGLGVLFLLLLASIVASIVFGSRQIPFGEVSAVFRDLGTAFGHAEGLNVDQRVIVELRIPRTLLGLVAGAALGASGALIQGHTRNPLADTGILGINYGASLAVVASFSLLGVTSVWATSMWAFGGAIAATALVFSLASIGGGQANPMTLVLGGAALSAVLSAIISGFILTDDANLDRMRFWTVGSIAGRDLTVFYGVLPFILVGLLLAFITAPQLNLLNLGDDIASGLGINTQRARLIGMALIALLAGAATAAAGPITFIGLVVPHLVRAITGPDYRWILPYSALTGAVMMLFADVVGRLIARPGELQVGIILAFVGAPFFIALIYRRRVVAI; encoded by the coding sequence ATGGCTATCTCTACCCCGCATGCGCAATCCCCTTCTCAATCACACCTGGGGTCTCGCGCGGACGCTACTGCGGACGCTTCTGCCAGCGCTCCATCAGGTAAAATCCCGCGTCGCCTCGTCGGCCTCGGCGTCCTTTTCCTCCTATTGCTCGCCAGCATCGTTGCCAGCATCGTGTTTGGATCACGGCAGATCCCTTTTGGAGAAGTGTCCGCCGTGTTCCGCGATCTCGGCACGGCGTTCGGCCACGCGGAGGGGCTGAATGTGGATCAGCGCGTGATCGTCGAGCTCCGCATTCCCCGCACCCTGTTGGGCCTAGTCGCCGGTGCTGCCCTTGGCGCCTCCGGTGCATTGATCCAAGGGCACACGCGCAACCCTCTCGCGGACACGGGCATTCTCGGCATCAACTACGGTGCGTCCCTGGCCGTGGTTGCCAGCTTCTCCTTGCTGGGTGTGACGTCCGTGTGGGCTACCAGCATGTGGGCGTTCGGTGGGGCCATCGCTGCTACTGCGTTGGTGTTTAGTTTGGCGTCCATAGGAGGAGGACAGGCCAATCCAATGACGCTGGTCCTCGGCGGCGCGGCTTTGTCCGCGGTCCTCAGCGCCATCATCAGCGGTTTTATCCTCACTGACGATGCCAATCTGGATCGCATGCGCTTCTGGACCGTCGGCTCCATCGCGGGCCGGGATCTCACCGTGTTCTACGGCGTGCTGCCGTTTATCCTGGTGGGCCTCCTGCTGGCGTTCATCACGGCACCGCAGCTAAACCTCCTGAATCTGGGCGATGACATCGCCTCCGGACTGGGCATCAACACCCAGCGCGCCCGCCTGATTGGCATGGCTCTGATCGCACTGCTGGCCGGTGCCGCGACAGCTGCCGCCGGCCCCATCACCTTCATCGGCCTGGTGGTCCCGCACCTCGTGCGCGCCATCACGGGCCCTGATTACCGCTGGATCCTCCCTTACTCTGCCCTGACGGGTGCGGTGATGATGCTGTTCGCAGACGTGGTGGGCCGTCTGATCGCTCGTCCGGGCGAGTTGCAAGTAGGCATCATCCTCGCGTTCGTGGGCGCGCCGTTCTTCATCGCCCTTATTTATCGACGCCGGGTGGTGGCCATTTAA
- a CDS encoding FecCD family ABC transporter permease: protein MSSLLARPTSSTIPGRPPFRVGSFSVVWRPRALTVSLLLLVAIVLLAAVSIGLGDYPVSPARVLEVLFTGQGTRIERLVVLDWRMPRALTAILVGCALGLSGALTQSVTRNALASPDILGFTTGASAAAVTVITLGGGAGGFLGWLSSIGIPLAAVLGAAVTATVMWALAWRRSTDSFRLVLFGIIISALLTSYINFLMIRTELRDAAAAQFWLTGSLSTADWSKMWPIAIVVLVFTPLLAWIGHQLLATLLGSDTARALGQNVQGVQVLLLAAAVALAAVAVSAAGPIGFVAFVAPQVALRLCNCSAPPLLASALTGAALLLLADISTQTLLPVELPVGILTSAIGGAFLIYLLVQRNRSTTA from the coding sequence ATGAGTTCCCTCCTTGCCCGCCCTACCTCTTCCACTATCCCTGGGCGCCCGCCATTCCGCGTGGGCTCATTTTCTGTGGTCTGGCGCCCTCGCGCGTTGACGGTGTCTCTATTGCTGCTCGTGGCGATCGTCTTGCTAGCGGCGGTCTCCATCGGCCTGGGTGACTATCCTGTGTCCCCGGCTCGTGTGCTGGAGGTGCTGTTCACCGGCCAGGGCACCCGCATTGAGCGTCTGGTGGTTTTGGATTGGCGCATGCCTCGTGCGCTGACGGCCATTCTGGTGGGCTGTGCGCTGGGATTATCCGGAGCCCTCACTCAGTCCGTGACTCGCAATGCGCTGGCCAGCCCGGATATCTTGGGCTTCACTACGGGCGCGTCCGCGGCCGCGGTCACCGTCATCACTCTGGGTGGTGGCGCTGGTGGTTTCCTCGGCTGGCTCAGCAGCATCGGCATTCCCTTGGCCGCGGTGCTTGGTGCGGCTGTCACCGCAACGGTGATGTGGGCTCTGGCGTGGAGGAGATCGACTGATTCCTTCCGGCTAGTGCTGTTCGGCATCATCATCTCTGCTCTGTTGACCTCGTATATCAACTTCCTGATGATCCGCACGGAGTTGCGCGATGCCGCGGCCGCGCAGTTCTGGCTTACTGGCTCCCTGAGCACTGCGGACTGGTCCAAGATGTGGCCCATCGCCATTGTTGTGTTGGTGTTTACACCGCTGCTGGCCTGGATTGGTCACCAACTTTTAGCCACCTTGCTGGGCTCGGATACTGCACGGGCTTTGGGACAAAACGTCCAGGGTGTGCAGGTGCTTCTGCTCGCCGCTGCCGTGGCTTTGGCAGCAGTGGCGGTCTCGGCCGCTGGCCCCATCGGGTTCGTCGCCTTCGTGGCCCCACAGGTGGCGCTGCGCTTGTGCAACTGCTCTGCACCACCGCTTCTGGCCTCTGCGCTGACCGGCGCTGCGCTACTCCTGCTGGCAGATATCAGCACCCAAACTCTTCTGCCCGTAGAGCTGCCGGTGGGCATTCTCACCTCGGCAATCGGCGGTGCGTTCCTTATTTATTTGCTGGTCCAACGGAATAGGTCAACCACGGCATGA
- a CDS encoding ABC transporter ATP-binding protein, producing the protein MTQKHSMSARGLAVGYGDRTVIEGLDVDFPRGQITTIIGPNGCGKSTLLRAMSRLLPANEGEVLLDGADISSIRRKDLARTISVLPQTPTAPEGLNVADLVSRGRHPHQSWIRQWSSTDEAEVHKALEMTGSMGLAERTLDSLSGGQRQRVWISMVLAQNTDILFLDEPTTYLDLATSVEILELVQRLRRELDRTVVMVLHDLNLAVRYSDNLVVMKDGQVLATGRPSEVITPELLLEAFALNALVIEDPVTGGPLIVPK; encoded by the coding sequence ATGACTCAGAAGCACAGCATGAGCGCACGCGGCCTCGCCGTGGGCTACGGCGACCGGACGGTCATCGAAGGCTTGGACGTGGACTTTCCTCGCGGGCAGATCACCACAATCATCGGCCCCAATGGCTGCGGCAAATCCACGTTGTTGCGAGCCATGTCTCGTCTCCTTCCGGCGAATGAGGGCGAAGTGCTGTTAGACGGCGCCGATATCTCATCCATCAGGCGCAAGGACCTCGCACGGACCATCAGCGTGCTGCCACAAACCCCTACCGCCCCGGAGGGACTCAACGTGGCTGATCTCGTCTCGCGCGGTCGGCACCCACACCAATCGTGGATCCGTCAGTGGTCGTCCACGGACGAAGCCGAGGTGCACAAGGCGCTGGAAATGACTGGCTCGATGGGGCTGGCGGAGCGCACCCTGGATTCTCTGTCCGGAGGGCAGCGGCAGCGTGTGTGGATCTCCATGGTTCTTGCGCAGAACACGGACATCCTGTTCCTGGACGAGCCCACCACCTACCTGGATCTGGCCACGTCGGTAGAGATTTTGGAGCTGGTGCAGCGTCTACGCCGAGAGCTGGATCGGACTGTGGTGATGGTGCTGCACGATCTCAACTTGGCTGTACGCTACAGCGATAATCTCGTGGTGATGAAGGATGGACAGGTCCTCGCCACCGGGCGTCCCAGCGAGGTCATTACCCCAGAGCTACTGCTCGAGGCGTTTGCCCTCAACGCGCTAGTCATCGAGGATCCTGTCACCGGCGGTCCGCTGATCGTCCCCAAGTGA
- a CDS encoding DedA family protein — MHLSDLMDATTLLQNFGGWALGGIALIIFIESGVLFPFLPGDSMLVTAAILRDQLGLNVPILVGVAIVAAFLGDQVGFWLGHRFGRKLFKPDAKILITEHLEQAEAFFLKYGPLALVLGRFIPIVRTYIPVAAGTAEMPYKKFVGWNVTGAVLWIVSMVGIGVLLGDIPGIADRIDMIAIVIVLVSVTPVVISAMINWRKSKKTPAQELMED; from the coding sequence GTGCACTTAAGCGACCTCATGGACGCCACCACCCTGCTCCAGAACTTTGGCGGCTGGGCGCTCGGCGGCATTGCGCTGATTATCTTTATTGAATCCGGCGTGCTCTTCCCGTTCCTCCCCGGCGATTCCATGCTGGTCACCGCGGCAATCTTGCGCGATCAGCTGGGCTTGAACGTTCCGATTCTGGTGGGCGTGGCCATCGTCGCGGCGTTCTTGGGCGACCAGGTAGGTTTCTGGCTCGGCCACCGCTTTGGCCGCAAGTTGTTTAAGCCCGACGCCAAGATCCTCATAACCGAGCACCTCGAACAAGCCGAGGCTTTCTTCCTGAAGTACGGGCCGTTGGCTCTGGTACTGGGGCGCTTCATCCCGATCGTGCGTACCTACATTCCCGTGGCCGCTGGTACCGCGGAGATGCCGTACAAGAAGTTCGTGGGATGGAACGTCACGGGTGCAGTGCTGTGGATTGTCAGCATGGTCGGCATTGGCGTGCTGCTGGGGGATATCCCGGGCATTGCGGATCGCATCGACATGATCGCCATCGTCATCGTGCTGGTGTCTGTGACTCCGGTGGTGATTTCCGCGATGATCAACTGGCGGAAGTCCAAGAAGACTCCCGCCCAGGAGCTGATGGAGGACTAA
- a CDS encoding iron-siderophore ABC transporter substrate-binding protein → MTLKKILVSTAAVLTLGAALTACSTDDQSGNSGDSQAVNAEQGAFPTTIEHRYGSTEIKEAPQRVVSLGYTDQDALLALGVTPVSVKYWDGMTPDGQAAGNWSNDKIEGDTPRIDKDTEVNAEAIAKDNPDLIVAVYSDIDEDTYKKLSEIAPVVVQKGEYEELQQPWDVTTEEIGQAVGKPEEAKRQVEQVKEKFAELKGRHPEWAEKELGVATVSDESLAVFAEGDPRSRFFTELGFKINPAYAGITKDKFYGEVSKENADQINSDVLVWDQLSYSPKQSKASVTEDPIVGKLPAVKDGHSVYLEGDLEKAFGWQTVLSLNYLLDKIEQPLADATK, encoded by the coding sequence ATGACACTCAAGAAGATTCTCGTTAGCACCGCTGCTGTGCTGACCTTGGGCGCGGCACTGACCGCTTGCTCGACTGATGACCAGTCCGGAAATTCCGGGGACTCCCAGGCAGTCAACGCCGAGCAGGGCGCATTCCCCACCACCATCGAGCACCGCTACGGCTCCACCGAAATCAAGGAAGCCCCGCAGCGCGTGGTCTCCTTGGGCTACACGGATCAGGACGCACTGCTGGCGCTGGGAGTTACTCCTGTCTCCGTGAAGTACTGGGACGGAATGACCCCGGATGGTCAGGCTGCGGGCAACTGGTCCAATGACAAGATCGAGGGCGACACTCCTCGGATCGACAAGGACACAGAAGTCAACGCGGAAGCCATCGCCAAGGACAATCCAGACCTCATCGTGGCCGTGTACTCGGACATCGATGAAGACACGTACAAGAAGCTGTCTGAGATCGCCCCTGTCGTCGTACAAAAGGGCGAATACGAAGAACTACAGCAACCATGGGACGTGACCACGGAAGAGATCGGGCAGGCCGTGGGCAAGCCTGAAGAGGCAAAGCGCCAGGTGGAGCAGGTCAAGGAGAAGTTCGCAGAGCTCAAGGGCCGCCACCCAGAATGGGCCGAAAAGGAACTCGGCGTGGCCACTGTCTCCGACGAGAGCCTGGCTGTCTTTGCCGAGGGCGATCCGCGTAGCCGCTTCTTCACCGAGCTGGGATTCAAGATCAACCCGGCCTACGCGGGCATCACCAAGGACAAGTTCTACGGTGAGGTCTCCAAGGAAAACGCAGACCAGATCAACTCTGACGTGCTGGTGTGGGATCAACTGTCTTACTCTCCGAAGCAGAGCAAGGCTTCTGTGACCGAGGATCCGATCGTGGGCAAGCTGCCCGCCGTGAAGGACGGACACAGTGTCTACCTGGAAGGCGACCTGGAAAAGGCCTTCGGATGGCAGACCGTGCTGAGCCTGAACTACCTGCTGGACAAGATCGAGCAGCCGTTGGCAGACGCCACGAAGTAG